One genomic window of Gammaproteobacteria bacterium includes the following:
- a CDS encoding hypothetical protein (Evidence 5 : Unknown function), translating to MEAIRKIQTVVNGEIHLRLPKQFWGREVEIIVLPAPPFTTQASKL from the coding sequence ATGGAAGCCATTCGTAAAATTCAAACGGTCGTAAATGGAGAAATTCATCTCCGTTTGCCTAAGCAATTTTGGGGACGGGAAGTAGAAATTATCGTGCTGCCTGCGCCACCATTCACCACGCAAGCGTCGAAGTTGTAA
- a CDS encoding conserved hypothetical protein (Evidence 4 : Unknown function but conserved in other organisms), with product MKNIQEAKDPDLRASAAAMNRAAEAARKTAIQTDTHLVIVKDGRLLRLSAEELRQQAKLKDTSKKG from the coding sequence ATGAAAAACATCCAAGAAGCCAAAGATCCCGATCTGCGTGCCTCCGCTGCTGCCATGAACCGTGCCGCCGAGGCCGCCCGAAAGACCGCCATCCAGACCGACACCCACCTTGTGATCGTCAAAGACGGGCGATTGCTACGGCTCTCGGCGGAAGAACTCCGCCAGCAGGCCAAACTGAAGGACACCTCTAAAAAGGGCTGA
- a CDS encoding UDP-N-acetylglucosamine kinase, whose product MSKKIIIIAGPNGAGKTTFACSFLPEEAQCLRFINADLIAAGLAPFAPETAALKAGRLMLEEIAACVRRGESFAFETTLAGLGYLAHIKQWRAQGYHVSLFFLSLPDADAALARVAERVRQGGHHIPEDVIRRRFAAGLCNLERAYKPVVDAWAKYDSACESPILLEWGEN is encoded by the coding sequence ATGAGTAAGAAGATCATCATCATCGCCGGGCCGAACGGTGCGGGTAAAACTACCTTCGCTTGTTCGTTCTTGCCGGAAGAGGCGCAGTGCCTGCGCTTCATCAATGCGGACTTGATCGCGGCAGGGCTGGCCCCCTTTGCTCCTGAGACCGCAGCACTCAAGGCGGGGCGGTTAATGCTGGAGGAAATCGCCGCGTGCGTGCGGCGTGGAGAGAGTTTTGCTTTTGAGACCACCCTTGCGGGTCTCGGCTATTTGGCCCACATCAAGCAGTGGCGGGCACAGGGCTACCACGTCAGCCTCTTTTTCCTGTCGCTGCCCGACGCGGACGCGGCGCTCGCCCGCGTGGCGGAGCGGGTGCGGCAAGGCGGGCACCACATCCCCGAAGACGTGATCCGCCGACGTTTTGCCGCTGGATTGTGCAACCTGGAACGGGCCTACAAGCCCGTCGTGGATGCCTGGGCCAAATATGATAGTGCGTGCGAAAGCCCGATTTTGCTGGAATGGGGAGAGAATTGA
- a CDS encoding type I restriction enzyme, S subunit produces MTPKNKTRRNEPNLRFPEFREAGEWEERKLGTVCEIQRGKFSHRPRNDPKFFGGQYPFIQTGDVVKSAGGAVIASQSLNEEGLAVSKLFKPTIVLITIAANIGDTGVLQTEGCFTDSVVGLIPKQDVIPVFLELIMRGQKEYLNKVATTGAQKNINNEILREVSVLLPSVPEQQKIADCLTSLDDLITAETQKVEALKKHKKGLMQQLFPREGETVPNLRFPEFREAGEWEEKKLDEICDVNPESSKLPEVFVYIDLEAVEAGELKANKVISKKEAPSRAQRLLKIGDVIYQIVRPYQRNNFFFKINDGNNYVASTGYAQLRAFESNDFLFQIVHTDEFVERVIAKCTGSNYPAINSSDLAEIPVAIPLPPEQQKIADCLSSLDDLITAETQKLAALKKHKKGLMQQLFPSPADVAE; encoded by the coding sequence ATGACACCCAAAAATAAAACGAGGCGCAACGAGCCCAATCTGCGATTTCCTGAGTTTCGGGAGGCTGGGGAGTGGGAGGAGAGAAAGCTAGGCACTGTATGCGAAATTCAACGTGGCAAGTTTTCGCATCGGCCACGCAACGATCCAAAGTTTTTTGGAGGCCAATATCCCTTTATCCAAACAGGAGATGTTGTTAAATCAGCAGGCGGGGCGGTTATTGCGAGCCAATCCTTGAACGAAGAAGGCTTGGCGGTTAGCAAGCTATTCAAACCGACGATAGTGTTGATCACAATCGCCGCAAACATTGGGGACACAGGGGTACTTCAGACGGAAGGATGTTTCACAGACAGCGTGGTCGGACTCATTCCCAAACAAGATGTCATCCCCGTCTTTCTCGAACTCATCATGCGGGGTCAGAAAGAGTATCTGAACAAGGTCGCGACAACTGGTGCGCAGAAAAACATTAACAACGAAATTCTTCGCGAAGTTAGTGTTCTGTTGCCTTCCGTCCCCGAACAACAAAAAATCGCCGATTGCCTCACCTCCCTCGACGATCTGATCACCGCTGAAACCCAAAAAGTCGAAGCCCTCAAGAAACATAAAAAAGGGCTGATGCAGCAGCTTTTCCCCCGCGAAGGTGAAACCGTGCCCAATCTGCGTTTTCCTGAGTTTCGGGAGGCGGGGGAGTGGGAGGAGAAAAAACTAGATGAAATTTGTGATGTAAATCCGGAAAGCTCAAAGCTACCAGAAGTATTCGTATATATTGATTTAGAGGCTGTTGAGGCAGGAGAGCTAAAGGCAAACAAGGTAATTAGCAAGAAAGAAGCTCCAAGTAGAGCACAGAGATTATTAAAGATTGGTGATGTTATTTATCAAATTGTTCGCCCATATCAGAGAAACAATTTTTTCTTCAAAATTAATGACGGGAATAATTATGTTGCGTCAACTGGCTATGCGCAATTAAGAGCATTTGAGTCAAACGATTTTTTATTTCAGATAGTTCATACGGATGAATTCGTAGAAAGAGTCATTGCGAAATGCACTGGCTCGAACTATCCGGCGATTAACTCTTCAGATTTAGCCGAAATTCCCGTTGCCATACCACTACCACCCGAACAACAAAAAATCGCCGATTGCCTTTCCTCCCTCGACGATCTGATCACCGCCGAAACCCAAAAGCTCGCCGCCCTCAAGAAACATAAAAAAGGGCTGATGCAGCAGCTTTTTCCATCCCCGGCGGATGTGGCGGAATGA
- a CDS encoding hypothetical protein (Evidence 5 : Unknown function), which yields MDRCVADAKTCHVEFRIQCLAFSPPTPQPPETQEIADWARCASFYFWVS from the coding sequence TTGGATCGTTGCGTGGCCGATGCGAAAACTTGCCACGTTGAATTTCGCATACAGTGCCTAGCTTTCTCTCCTCCCACTCCCCAGCCTCCCGAAACTCAGGAAATCGCAGATTGGGCTCGTTGCGCCTCGTTTTATTTTTGGGTGTCATGA
- a CDS encoding putative transcriptional regulator (Evidence 3 : Putative function from multiple computational evidences), which translates to MPSRTYRTSDYLTTPQDRAAYLNAALEENDLNLFFTALKNIAISENKPEQPTNPQTYQVLFQQSEREISSLNSLLRGFGLRLTVMAEKS; encoded by the coding sequence ATGCCAAGTCGAACATATCGAACCAGTGATTACCTCACCACACCACAAGACCGCGCCGCGTATTTGAACGCCGCGCTGGAAGAAAATGATTTGAATCTATTTTTTACTGCGTTGAAAAACATAGCCATATCCGAAAACAAACCGGAACAACCCACCAATCCGCAAACCTATCAAGTGTTATTTCAGCAATCGGAACGGGAAATCAGCAGCCTGAATAGTTTGTTGCGTGGCTTTGGTTTGCGCCTGACGGTTATGGCAGAAAAGTCATGA
- a CDS encoding Protein containing DUF891: MSNKPTAAIGIKIREYITPTGKSPFGDWLAKLRDQEAKAKILTRFDRLEMGNFGDHKYLRDGVYELRIPHGKGYRVYYGRDGDTIVLLLYGGDKSSQNKDIGNAVAYWRAYQGEQLNAKSNISNQ; this comes from the coding sequence ATGAGCAATAAACCCACGGCGGCGATTGGGATCAAAATTCGTGAATACATCACTCCAACAGGCAAATCCCCTTTTGGTGATTGGTTGGCGAAATTGCGCGACCAAGAAGCGAAAGCAAAAATTTTGACCCGATTCGATCGCTTGGAAATGGGCAATTTCGGCGATCATAAATATCTCCGCGACGGCGTGTATGAATTACGCATCCCTCACGGAAAGGGCTACCGTGTTTACTACGGACGCGACGGAGACACCATTGTATTGCTGCTATACGGCGGCGACAAATCCAGCCAAAATAAGGACATCGGTAATGCCGTGGCCTATTGGCGTGCTTATCAAGGAGAACAACTCAATGCCAAGTCGAACATATCGAACCAGTGA
- a CDS encoding hypothetical protein (Evidence 5 : Unknown function), translated as MEDVDQLDFEFVLFASAVIDYDYIMGLIARFSQQTPDKQKMSREQLIGIIQSDAKFMNEREDIAAYINTLKVGEGLSEKAIRDGYTRFKTEKDARELAAIAVKHGLAAAALQSFVDGILQRMIFDGEQLSDLMAPLELGWKARIQAELALMADLHPLLTKLAQGHKISGLGAYEQ; from the coding sequence GTGGAGGACGTGGACCAGCTTGATTTCGAGTTCGTGCTCTTCGCCTCCGCCGTCATTGATTACGACTACATCATGGGCCTCATCGCCCGCTTCTCCCAGCAGACTCCTGATAAGCAGAAGATGAGCCGCGAGCAGCTCATCGGCATTATTCAATCCGATGCCAAGTTCATGAACGAGCGTGAGGACATCGCCGCCTACATCAACACGCTCAAGGTGGGCGAAGGTCTCAGCGAAAAAGCCATCCGCGACGGCTACACTCGCTTCAAGACGGAAAAGGACGCTCGGGAGTTGGCCGCCATCGCCGTCAAGCACGGGCTGGCCGCTGCCGCCCTACAAAGCTTCGTGGACGGCATCCTCCAACGCATGATTTTCGACGGCGAGCAATTGAGCGATCTCATGGCCCCACTGGAGTTAGGCTGGAAGGCCCGCATTCAGGCCGAACTGGCATTGATGGCAGATTTGCATCCCCTCCTCACCAAACTCGCCCAGGGGCACAAAATTTCAGGGTTGGGAGCGTATGAGCAATAA